The nucleotide sequence CATGCCAGGAACAGGAATCGCTATATGTCCTTGGTCTAGAGCGCAATGTCGTTCATGCCAGGAACAGGAATCGCTATATGTCCTTGGTCTAGAGCACAATGTCGTTCATGCCAGGAACAGGAATCGCTATATGTCCTTGGTCTAGAGCACGATGTCGTTGATGCTAAGAACAACGATCACTATTCCTTTGGTTTACATAACGATGCCGTATATGCCAATACTATAACTGTAGGTATGCTGCTTGGCAACAATCCCAGAAAAACTTTGGACGTATATGTACGAGGTCAAACATCCTTTTGTAAAACGATATACAATTTGTTGGCATTTCCATATGGCCCGCTACTCTCATATGTACACcattaaaaataccatttaagTAAGATGTGAAAAGGACTTGAAACTCATTAGATTCTTATGTGAAACAGACTTTGGATAAAGTATGAATATGGAGTTAAGTCTAGCCAAACAGCCATAAGGCACTAgacatgcatgcatgcatgcttGAGGCGGGGATACTTTCTTTGGCATTGTTGCTGTTGAGACATTAAACTATTACTGGACTATGGAACAATTCAGGAGAGTTGGAAATCCTTTAAGTAAACTTTTTCTGGACCGGCTACTTCGTCAAGGCAAAATATAATAAGGGTAAGCACTGATCACTTCCTTTTGGGGTTAACATGCATAACAGCATTGTTGAGGAGGCCAGACTCAAAGATGTAGGTCAAAGTAACAGAGTAGGAGAAAAATGTCTTATGCGTTAAGATCAAACTAATTATAAGGAACTTAAAATTTACACACACACAGTTCCAAAAATCTAGTTAGTGGCCAAGTTTCATGAGCGTTTTAAGATCTACCATCCAAAACCATTATGGTTGCTAAGAAAAAGCCCATGCCTAATGTTATCCTCTCAGACTCGGCTATCAGCTAATTAACTTCAGCGAAAACGTTTTATATTACTTTCTGACCAGTTCGCCGTTAAGTTGGCCAACCAAAAATCGCTGAAGAAAACTGCCAATCTCTATTTCTTATTACATTTGTATTCACACGAATgccattttcaaataagaagAACTACACGTATTTAGATTAACTATGACGTATTTCACGAACCAAATTTAcctttaaaggggcacaatataggtcgatgaaaaccattatttttttaaatttagtgcattatttaaggattaaaattcgacatgttgcattttatttgggtatggtatgcaatggggctgttcaaaatgggtggagtccgaaatcatgaaattatctacataaaaatcaatcaaattatcgttgcttattttgttttaactgctttactgcataTTACAGTTGtgcatgttgccaatatttttactacgatttcattgaaaaaaaatagtttcgtagtaaatatgccccgccccttggtattattgAGCCCAATggcaggacagaagtatcgaacaaacgcacgcgatatcgatgggaaatgccattgcactttatacagaaataaagtgcaattgataaacaacaaccatcgttaaggaatgaagtgtgaatgtaaatattatgtgGAACTCGtttgaatttaatgataaaCACAAAAAAGCACATCATGTTAGAAAAAATCTATGAGAGAATTTTTGGCCCCTTTACATTTGGGGATTTTTGGCCACGAATGGATTATATGTAACTAAAAAACCTATTGATAAAAGCTTTTCTTGCATAAGGTGAGTTTTCGGTCATATGATCAGCGTACTCTGCACAACAAGAGTACCGATAATGAAATGGTAAGGGCctcatgtaagatgagtcacgcgcaacaatgCGCCACTTCTGATTTCTTTTcgtgtatggtttatgaaagtACATCATGGTATTATAATAAAgtgaaatcaaatatataagtatgcaagagtttttatcaaaaatttaaaataagttaacaTAAAAACGCCGCTATTTtcagaggaactatttgacgttaATAGTGATCTAAAATTACTACGCTTCATTCGTTAGCAAACAACGTCGCATGCgctttttgttgaaatgtataaTACTGCGTTTTCTACGGCATTTATCCACAATTCGATATTTTAGGTATGCGAGAACATCAATCATGTTTTCTGTCAGGATCGCTGGTTGTAGCTCCGTGAGCGGTATTGCTGGCACCAAACCCTCGGCCACATGCGgacagaccttgataaactcacaTCAGGGATCTTGTCTGGGTGAAAGTTTCAAAGACTATAGCCTATTTGACACACACATTTCCTCTCGATCTGgttataactttttttcaagATTTACAATATGGGTCCCAAATAACAGTCCCATAATCATTAATGGACATATATAACTAGGGCTGTATTTATTTGCTGATTGTCTAAACTCCTCTGGACAATGCCTGAAGTTTCTTCTTAGAAGTAACATATAGTTGAACTGATTTGCGTTTTTAGTtatcaaagtaaaaatatatgagTTGACCATGTCAAATCCGCAGGTGTCCGGTTTTCATAGTGTAATATTAGTCCATACAACGtgtaaaaatgtgtgtttatattattGACACTCAACAAAGTACTTTTTTGGCATTCCTCATTCGCCATTCCAAAGTTAAGTTCATGAAGGTCATTCTGGAggatatatcataatatttctAATTCCTAACTTTCTGATATAGCAAGAAATCGTCATTTCGTATATATGGCACAGAAAAGTAGTGGGCTCTACCCTGGATCGATTGTAATAGTCCCGGCTTTTCCGATAATAGGTCCTGGGTCCCGGCAGATATACTCCGTTTTGACTTTTGGTGGGGACGTTTTGACCGTAGGACGTATTAACCTGGGGACGTTTTGACCTGCAACCCTCCATGCAATTCGTGAAATAAATTTACAGTACCTTGTCggcaaaaaaatcaacaaaagcATTTTTTCACACTATAAACTTCAAAATGCCGGACCATCTTGGCTCAGATCAGAGGAAAGTTAAAGAAGAACAGAAGGAAGACAAGCCAATTCAAGGTAAAACCTGTCGTTCAAATGTTCAGTATTTTAGACTTACAAAATATGCAAACTCATTTTGCTATGTCAGAGCGGTGGGTGgggaatgtatttttttatatatatttgaaagtgAATTAATAtctaattgtacatgtatttaacaccAGTGACTTAGAACAACGTGTATATTATAATAGTGGGCACACTTTTCTTACCAGGTTTACTTTTATGGTAACAGTGGTAAACGGCAGGAGTCAGCTGTCTCCATTAGCCTTAAAGGCTATTGGGGGAGGAGTGTGTGTGGAAAGAACCAGCTgcccagttagctcagttggtgaGAGCGTAGTGTACAGGCGGTCATGGGTCACTCTGGGCACACTTTTTCTCCCTTTCTCCGTGTGTGACAAGTTCAGACACAGCAACAACCATGACTGTAACTCAAATTCTTATCTAACAGAGTAGCTGGTTCTTACCTTCTCAAGCTGAAAACTGCTGTCAATTCATATGCAACTGctattaatattcataaaagatTACTCTTGTCAACTGTCAAATAAAGGAAGTAGAAAAACCTACAATGGCCAAAACATTAATTAGCACATAGCTTTACCAACTgagcaaacaaaacaacatagttcATAGTTCTTCATTATTAGATTTTTTCCGTCTTCCTCATGAGTATATGATCATCATCCATTAAAGTACTTATTTATAGAAAGATCTGCCAATACTacaatattttctgttttcagcTCTCGATGAAGGAGATATTGCCATGTTAAAAACTTATGTAAGTTTGGTTAGAGTATGTGTATAATAAGTAATGTACTGACGTACAGGTATTCTACAACTGCTTTTTGTTAAACAAGTTAGTAAATAGCCCTGAAACAAAAGATCACCATCACTAAAAAAAGAGAAATTCGTAACAGATGTCCCTGTTAGCACTTGAATATATTGGAATAGgagtttttaaatataattgtaatcaCTTTCAAACATCTAGAAATGCAATAAGATATATATAGGCTCTGTTGagctttttttattatactgatgatgttattattttcttttgtttgtgtttttggtaATTATGCTTTTTTCACTTTTCTCAGGGTGCTGGACAGTACAGTCGTTTAATCAAACAAGTTGAGGAAGACATTGTAGAAGGTCTCAAGAAAGTCAATGAACTTGCAGGTAAGAAAGTCAAACATGAACTGTGTTGTCATTGGTTTTTCAGGCCAAAATGCAGTGGTTGAAagtagcacaagcccgcaaaaCCTTCACTAGCAAAATGCTTTTTCTGACTTGCTGAAATTCTAGATTTTATGAAGCAGTGCttgttgaattgttttaatgccaataatagtgTATGTTTTGGACTATTTATtcaagtctaattttgatgctGGAAAATGATAGATATGATTACAGCCTAATAATGGCACCACTTTAATtcttgtatttgtttcattccCATTGGAACTGCCATTTAATTGGAACTGACACAAGACCACTTAGATATAACTAttccagggctttttctgcccattttgggaaaaagaccctagatattttgggaaaatttgtTAGTGAAATATGccgaaattagaaaaaaatacagttaaaagaacaagcttttcagTCTTCTGCGAATGaggaaatgatttattattagtTTTGTGTTTTTCCTTTCAAAAGACCTGAAACGGCTGAAATATAAATACCTTGGTGTAATTATCTATAGCTATAAATAATGACAGATACTATTTCCTACTGATctatctctgaatgtgatgaaaatcaatgatttctgaattcaatcatccccaaaactttacatcacacaattaattaggatgttgaatgaaccagtacaggtgaAAAGACCTTAAAAAACCCAACAACTTTTGATTGGGCCTTTTGGGGGGGGTGgagattggaaaaaaatatcatataatgtaATTGGGGGATGGTTAGTCGGAGATGTGagtactacatgtatataggcCTGTATTCATAAATGTTCAATCAATGAAGAGATTTAATGGTCACTTGATAACCCAATACATACAAAACTGCTCCTGGAAGCtctattgttttacatttgcggttgaatttttatttttcaaagtttgttTCTGTAACAGCCTTTATGCTAAACTGCCATTCTCTCTATTGACTGATCCATAACTTTTGATAGTTCTAGATGGCAGTATTTGCATGTGGTGTGATGGGTAAAGGGCTCAATTGTTGCTGGAAGCACTGTCATATAACAATATTTGCAGTCAATAACAGGTGCTTTGTAATTTTCTGACCTGTTCATACTAATAGACACGTTTTACTTGTctaaatacttgtacatgtaattGTATACTATAGGTATCAAGGAGTCGGACACAGGGCTTGGACCTCCTGCCTTGTGGGATCTGGCCGCTGACAAACAGACTCTCCAGAGTAAGTACTTGGTCAGAAAGTAAAATGTTGGATCTAATTCTAAAACCAAACTCCCATACACCTAGGCAGGTTATGAATCAGGGACACTTTGGTGAGAAGTGATCACGAACACGACAGCCtgaattgaattatattatGTCAGCCAGATTgaagtttttagctcgactattcgaagaataaggagagctatcctagtcacccgagcgtcagCGACGGCGTAACCACTTAAGTTTTGGTAagagtttgcgtaccacctcaaatattttcaaagtccatcgacatatggctttgaaactttgcacgcttgttcaacatcatgcccccaacctgtacacaggaggaggtaactctatcactcattttgacaaaattatgccccttttacgacttagaatttatgttaaagtttgcgtaccacaaatattttcaaattaaatttatgtaaatttctcagcacatcatgtttTGCCTTGAAATCTaatttaacagtgatccatgcatgttttgctaaaacttttcaatccatacaccaaaagcggcggaatagtcgagcgtgctgtctctgtgacagctcttgtttttattggacatacatgtagtacatATGACAGATTATCTGATTGGACCAGTGAATACATAGTTAAAATTTCAGTATAAATTatgaaagcttttaaaatatttatacttcGAACCATGCTGACTTTGGCATGAGAATAATCAGTGGGTCAGctgatttcaaaaaaataaaaaaaaaataaaatgtattggtgatggttcaaaatgttaaaaattattaatgttttgtaagtTTAATGGGGTTGACCCCATTTTCAGGGGATTTTTTTACCAAGTATTTACATCCCTGTTACTCTGTGAACAAGAACTGCTGCCATATAGACCGTGTGTGACCAACCACAATTCTCCAATTTATTTCACTATAACAAGCATTCTGATTGGACTAGAATTAAACATGCCATGTTTAATTCTAGTCCAATCAGAAACCATGATGGTTTGACTAAAAGACGAAAGAATACAATACTCAAAATAACAAGAATTACCTAGTCtcatatatgtatttgatttaaTTCAATCAGGAAAACTCTCTGGAGTGTGGCCATAACTGACTCAATTTCATAGTGTCTTGCAGTTTATGAAGGTCTTATCAATCATATTGAGATGTAAATCTTTGTGGTTTTAATCCGTTTGTAAAGAGGTAAATAAGCAAAAGTGTGTATTGTTTTCAGGTGAGCAGCCGTTACAAGTTGCCCGATGCACAAAGATAATTAACGCCGACTCAGACGATCCCAAATACATCATCAATGTGAAGCAGTTTGCAAAGTTTGTGGTTGACCTTGGGGACCAGGTGGCGCCCACAGATATAGAGGAGGGCATGAGGGTCGGGtaagcattttaatattttttacatttatgtagACAAATGAAACAAGATTTTTAGGAATAAGGAAACACTGATAATACATAGTGGTAAACTATATGTTGTTCAATGTAATGATACAAGTTATAGAAATATAGCAAATTGActacaaaaatgaaatagaaaccTTTATCTGCAAAGCTCAAAGAAGATGTGTAGCCAGCATGTGGGGTTAGGGAAGAATGTATTtgagaaagtgtttttttgcTTTGCAGGGTGGACCGGAACAAATACCAGATCCACATTCCCCTACCTCCCAAGATTGACCCCTCAGTCACCATGATGCAGGTGAGTTCTTGTAAAGGATAATTATTTTAGGCTTTATTTGCTTGATTCAGCCTACTAAATGTCAGGCCGTCAACCAATTCctattttcctatatttttgagaaatgtcctatatttttcaaaacctcccatatttcctatattttcatatattttggattttttcctatatttttcttaaaaagtggggctgttatatttgaaataattcaaaGGATTGATACTGCCTTTagataatgtttatttacagtttaagaCTGTCATTGTCCTCCAAACCATCACCATCATTCAGAATTGCTGTTGTATACACATGGTTATCTGTTTGAACACCTTTGATGAAGAGTATGCCGAACATCAAATCTTAAAGGTGTCCACTTAGATGACCACAGTTGTGTTGTTGCAGCATATTCTGCCTTGATGGAGAGGTTTAAGGAATGTGGGTTAAGTGAAACACAAATTGATTTTTCAACCTTAGAATTCCTATATTTTGCCCAGAAAATGCCAAAACCTCCTatatttttggacaaaatttcctatattttttcctatatttttaCCGAAACTTGGTCGACGGCCTGAAATGTGTTTTGAAAGAGTAAGTAGTATGAGCATTGTTCAGTGTTTGGTTACTTGCCTTGGTGTATTTAAACTTAGATTGAGGTCATTCAGTTGTGTAATTTATAGCCATTAAACAATGTGTTAGTAGCCAgataaataatttctttgtgatGGCTCAAATATGTCCCTAATAGCCGGCTCGCATGCATGAACTGCTAAATAACTTGCGTTCTAGAAATCCATTTTATAgccaaaatgttattttggcGGTTGTCGTTATCAAAAGctgttaaaacaattaaatcagTTATGGTATTCTTCCAGTATAATTCAAagtcagacaagtgggtttctaTCAGAAACTTTGATTctcaacatttaagaaatttgTTTAAGTACATACTGGTATTAATTGTTTAACATccattataaattaaataagttttagCTCAAGCAGTGAAAgccaaatgttttgaaataacgAACTGAGAGCCTTTTGCCTCTTTCCCAGTTTGAAGAAAAGCCAGGGATGGTATTCAACAGccattttaaagataacttcaaattataaatttataataaataatctcCTTTCCTAGGTTGAAGAGAAGCCAGATGTAACATACAGTGATGTGGGAGGCTGTAAGGAACAGATAGAAAAACTCAGAGAAGTCGTGGAAACACCCCTGCTTCACGTGAGTGTTCAGCCATGTAGCCTGTTCATAGCTTACAGAATCAGTTTGTCCATTGTCCATGCAACATCAAGtgtttgttgctttttttaacttttgataaAATGGTTATTCAACTCTTTACTTTATTGTCCATTTGCAGGATCCTTTGTTTTGAATTTCCCTTTGATTTGCATTTCCCAAAGAAAGATATTGATAGTCACCTACTTCTTgtcttgtctgtttttcaaagaaaaatgttgaaatatttagtattgtcatagccttggcatCAATATCATTGTATAAAAACTTCAACAAGAGACAAGagtaagtgttttgttttaccGTAAACTTGTACAATTTAGGTGCTTTAAGAAATACGTAATATCCAGTATATGGCTCAAACTCCTAGGGACCGATGAAATTtaagccaagcgggaatgcttaccttcagtatagaGAAATGGGTCCTTTACATCCAATTCAAGCCAACAAGGAACTCGAGCTAAGCAAGTTTGAGTCAACGGAATTTGACTGTACTAAAAACTTGTAGGTTAATTATTTCAcaacatcttttttattttgttactttcCTTTTCAGCCAGAGAAGTTTGTCAACCTTGGCATTGAGCCACCGAAGGGCGTGTTGTTGTTCGGACCTCCTGGCACGGGGAAAACGCTGTGTGCACGTGCGGTAGCCAACAGGACAGATGCCTGCTTTATACGAGTTATCGGTTCAGAGCTTGTGCAGAAATATGTGGGAGAGGTGTGTTTGATTTTAACCTTTAGTTGTTACaagaaagataaaataaaatgtcctGGGCAATGCTGTGACTAGTAAATTCCTCTTAGATAAACCATCGTAGATATTAATATAAAGGTGGTTTGGAGTCATTTCATGAATCTTGGAATAGTTATGACTAAAATTTGTAAGGAGAAAAACATGATTTCATATGTTACCTTATATACTGAAGATTGCTATAATTTGCGAAGATTCTTTTTTGCGATTTTTGGTAAGAGTCAGTTTTAGTGATCATATTTGAATTTGTGAAGCCcttgttttgtgaaataaaaatactcCAACAGTacatgaatattgaatatttttcctattactattttagtttttgaaatACCGATAACCTGAATAACATGATTATTAaagcatttaattaaaataaatagataatagTGTACAGAAGTACCTGGCCAAAATTCCTTAGAAATATATCTTAATCATAACAAGATTAGTACATTTTGtatcttattttgtttcaatagccaaatttgattaaaaaaaaaaaaggtaacTGTGTAAATATCTCGGTCTCAAAAACACCTTAATAAGGTTATTACACGATTCATACCAAAGATAACATAGTAGATGAGCTGATCCTGTTAATCCTTGTAAAGAACTCAAGATTATATGATAGATTGGGGCCTGGATGTAAAGATCAGTATGTATGTTCTCTGTATGCTTTCTACATCTTGACAATAGCGGAAAATCTTTGTTAGTCAATTGACATTAGCCCTTCAAGTTTTCTGTGTCTGTTTTCAGGGAGCACGTATGGTGAGAGAGCTGTTTGAAATGGCAAGAAATAAGAAAGCCTGCATTAT is from Mya arenaria isolate MELC-2E11 chromosome 9, ASM2691426v1 and encodes:
- the LOC128203265 gene encoding 26S proteasome regulatory subunit 7, whose protein sequence is MPDHLGSDQRKVKEEQKEDKPIQALDEGDIAMLKTYGAGQYSRLIKQVEEDIVEGLKKVNELAGIKESDTGLGPPALWDLAADKQTLQSEQPLQVARCTKIINADSDDPKYIINVKQFAKFVVDLGDQVAPTDIEEGMRVGVDRNKYQIHIPLPPKIDPSVTMMQVEEKPDVTYSDVGGCKEQIEKLREVVETPLLHPEKFVNLGIEPPKGVLLFGPPGTGKTLCARAVANRTDACFIRVIGSELVQKYVGEGARMVRELFEMARNKKACIIFFDEIDAVGGARFDDGAGGDNEVQRTMLELINQLDGFDPRGNIKVLMATNRPDTLDPALMRPGRLDRKIEFGLPDLEGCAHIFRIHARSMSVEKDIRYELLARLCPNTTGAEIRSVCTEAGMFAIRARRKMATEKDFLEAVNKVIKAYAKFSSTPRYMTYN